The sequence below is a genomic window from Kitasatospora kifunensis.
GTCCTTCCACTCCTCCGGAGTGTCGTCCTCGTAGAAGATCGCCTCGACCGGGCAGACCGGTTCGCATGCACCACAGTCGACGCACTCATCCGGGTGGATGTAAAGGGAGCGCTCGCCCTCATAGATGCAGTCAACCGGGCATTCTTCGATGCACGCCTTGTCCTTGACGTCGACACAAGGCTGCGCGATGACGTAGGTCACGCTGTCGTTCCTCCTCGGTTGGGCCGGTGCCCAAACTATCTGCTTGCGTGCGCGGGTGAGCGCGGCGTCGTCGATGCCCGCACCTAGTATCGCGGGTCAGAGACTACAAATGCACCGGAGGTTAGCTTGAATAGCACCCGTATTCCGGTCGGTGCCCGCCCCGAGGTCCGGATAGACCGCTCTGACGTGGGACGACGGGTGTCCGTACGGCAACTTGAGGATGCCCCGGGATCGGCCCCCGAGCGCCCCTCGTTCCGCGATGCGATCGGCGTGCTCACATCGTGGGACGATCTTGAGCTCACGGTGGTCACCCGCGACCGTCGTGAGGTGCGCATCCCGCTCGATCGACTGGTTGCGGGCAAGGTGGTCCCGCTCTTCCCGGCCAGGAACGCGCCGCTGCCCGACACCGACCCCGTCGAGCTGCAGCGGATCGCCGCGCGCGGCTGGCCCGCCGCGGAACAGCAGCCGCTCGGCGACTGGCAACTGCGCGCCTCGGGCGGG
It includes:
- the fdxA gene encoding ferredoxin, producing MTYVIAQPCVDVKDKACIEECPVDCIYEGERSLYIHPDECVDCGACEPVCPVEAIFYEDDTPEEWKDYYKANVEFFDDLGSPGGASKLGLIERDHPFIAALPPQNQGEH